One Desulfobulbaceae bacterium DB1 genomic window, GGACAATAACCGGAAAACCCATGGTGTCGGTCGCGGTGCGCGCCTCGGCAATGGTATGGACAATAGCGCTTTCCGGGACTTTCAGGCCGATTTTGTACATTGCCGCGCGGAAGGAATCGCGACCTTCCGCTTTCTTGATGACGTCAATGTCGGCGCCCAGCAGTTCAACCCCGTATTTCTCCAGAACGCCCATTTCAGCGACCTTGATGGCGGTGTTGAGGCCGGTTTGCCCTCCCAGGGTGGGCAACAGGGCGTCAGGCCGTTCACGCTCGATGATCTTGGCCACCATCTCAGGAGTGATCGGTTCTATGTAGGTTCGATCGGCGATCTCCGGGTCGGTCATAATGGTGGCGGGATTGGAGTTTATAAGGACGACCTCGTATCCTTCCTCTTTGAGAGCCTTGACCGCCTGGGTGCCGGAGTAATCAAACTCACAGGCCTGGCTGATGATAATGGGGCCGGATCCGATGATGAGAATCTTTTTTATATCTGTTCGTTTGGGCATAATAGTAAATTTTATATAATTGAGATTGAAAGTGTATGGGAGTGAAGGGTGATGCGAATTCGTGATTTTCCTTCAACTCGAAGTGAAAGCTGTTCTATCCGCGCATCGTCTCGATGAATCGGTCAAAGAGGTAGACCGAATCATGGGGACCTGGAGCATTTTCCGGGTGGTACTGGACGGAAAATGCCGGAAATTTTTTATGGCGCATGCCTTCCAGGCTCGAATCGTTCAAGTTGATGTGGGTCAGTTCCACTTCATTCTTGTCCAGGCTGGCCAGGTCGACGCAAAAACCGTGGTTCTGTGAAGTGATTTCTATTTTGCCGGTGATGAGATCCTTTACAGGTTGATTGGAGCCGCGATGGCCGAATTTTAATTTGTAGGTGGTGCCGCCGTAAGCCAGTCCGAGAATCTGGTGGCCGAGACATATTCCGAAAATTGGTTTTTTGCCGAGAAGATCCCTGACGTTTTCGACGACTCCTTGAATTCCAGCCGGGTCACCGGGGCCGTTGGAAAGAAAGATGCCGTCTGGATCCATGGCCAGAATGTCCTTGGCCGAAGTGGTGGCCGGCACAACCTGGACGGAACAGTTCCGTTCGGCAAGTAAGCGCAACTGGTTGTATTTCAACCCGAAATCAAAGGCCACGACTTTGAATTTGCCGGGGTCGGAACTGGAAAAATTGCTGCCGGGTTTCGGTTTGCCGTTATTCCAGCCGTAGGGCACGTTGCAGGTGACCTCCTTGACCAGATCGCGGCCGATAAGGCCGGGCGATTTTTTGGCTTTGGCAATAAGTGACTGCGGGTCAAGATCCTCTGTTGAAACAATTCCCCGCAGGGCACCGGCGAGACGGATGTGGCGGGTCAGGGCGCGGGTGTCGATTCCCTGTACCCCCAGTATATTGTATTTTTTCAAGAAAGCGGCTAATGAGCCGGTCGACCGGAAATTGCTCGGATAATCCTGATACTCTTTCACCAGAAAAGCCTCAACGTGGATCCGGGACGATTCCATGTCTTCTTCATTGATTCCGTAGTTGCCGATCAGCGGATAGGTCATGGTGACGATCTGCCCTCTATAGGATGGGTCCATCAGGATCTCCTGGTAACCTGACATTCCGGTGTTAAAAACGATTTCACCGGTGGTCTCACCGGCACCGGTGAAGGATTCTCCTTCAAAAACGGTACCGTCTTCAAGCGCGATAAGGGCCTTCATATTCATCATCCTTCAGTTTGTTGAAATTTACATGCCGAAAAAAAACGAAATTCCGGCAAAAAATGTTGCATTAAACGGCTTTCATGCCGCAAATTTTAAAGAGTCAGCCACAAGCCGTGCCTGCCGGTATGCCGCACCCTGCTGGGACGAGGCAACTTGGCGCGCATTGCGGCATAAAGAAGCATATTGATCGGGGTTCTTTGATAAGAAGAGCACCGATTGGATAAAATCTTCCGGTTTCACAATCGGAACGGAGGCGCAATGTGACTCAAGCAATTCCGCGGCATCGGCAAAATCCTTCATGTGCGGGCCGTAAAAAACCGGTTTGCCCCATATCGCGGCCTCCATTATGTTATGTCCTCCTTTGGGCACCATGCTGCCTCCACAGAAAATGAACGTGCCGATGGAGTAAAGTGCCGCCAGTTCGCCCATGGTGTCAACCAGAACCACGGAACGGCATCGACTTTTGCCGTGAAGTTCGCTTATCTTATCATAGGTGAGCGAATGAGATGCAAAAAGGTTCTCTATTTCAGCCAGTCTGTTTACATGGCGGGGGGCCAGAATAAAAACAGATTCAGGCAAAGACTCATGCAGCGCCAAATAGGCATCTATAAAAAAAATCTCTTCTCCGCTGTGTGTGCTGCCGAAAATAATAATCGTTTGTGTATCGTCAATGTTCAGCAACGTTTTGTATGTCCGCACGGCACCGGCATCGTTTTGAGCACATAAATCAAATTTTGTATTCCCTGAAGCCAAGACCTTTTCCGGTTGAGCTCCGAGTTCGATAAAACGTTTTCTGTCGAGTTCACTTATGGTGGCAATGGCTGAAAAAGCATTGATCAGGGGTAAAATCAACCCGGGGATTTTTTTGTATCTCTGTAAGGACCGGTCGGAAAGGCGGCCGTTAAGCAGGTACAGTTCAATCCCCAAGCGATGTGCCTCGGTGAGAAAATTGGGCCACAATTCCGTTTCAAGACTGATATAGCAAGTGGGGCGTAATATCGTTAGCGCTCTCCTTACCAGCGGACAAACATCAAGCGGCGCG contains:
- a CDS encoding carbamoyl phosphate synthase small subunit encodes the protein MKALIALEDGTVFEGESFTGAGETTGEIVFNTGMSGYQEILMDPSYRGQIVTMTYPLIGNYGINEEDMESSRIHVEAFLVKEYQDYPSNFRSTGSLAAFLKKYNILGVQGIDTRALTRHIRLAGALRGIVSTEDLDPQSLIAKAKKSPGLIGRDLVKEVTCNVPYGWNNGKPKPGSNFSSSDPGKFKVVAFDFGLKYNQLRLLAERNCSVQVVPATTSAKDILAMDPDGIFLSNGPGDPAGIQGVVENVRDLLGKKPIFGICLGHQILGLAYGGTTYKLKFGHRGSNQPVKDLITGKIEITSQNHGFCVDLASLDKNEVELTHINLNDSSLEGMRHKKFPAFSVQYHPENAPGPHDSVYLFDRFIETMRG